One segment of Rhipicephalus sanguineus isolate Rsan-2018 chromosome 6, BIME_Rsan_1.4, whole genome shotgun sequence DNA contains the following:
- the LOC119397184 gene encoding uncharacterized protein LOC119397184: protein MHAQQSGEHKCILLQTAFPWTEGEESGCYARIMLDNGSQRTFILKRLSGKLGCKVKRSERITVGSFGGGEVELDLKVVEVNVKKDPTSEHITIEALEIEVISCDVLPSPPLAVRERARSLGISLADDSKKAGNDGENLETSILIGADYYWTVVTGRIREIQPKVMAIETMLGWTVQGPVDLRSVPLKSSTVMVLKVSANSDTITDELRKFWDLESMGITEKPEAKPSDDRVIKYIRETMEFKAGRYQVRLPWKENVTLCDNKAVAEKRLMQVTKKLWKNRDDIQAYDKAIR, encoded by the coding sequence ATGCACGCACAGCAGTCTGGTGAGCACAAGTGCATACTACTGCAGACAGCCTTTCCATGGACGGAGGGAGAAGAAAGTGGGTGCTACGCAAGGATTATGCTGGACAATGGGAGCCAGAGGACATTCATCCTCAAAAGATTGTCGGGAAAACTAGGGTGCAAAGTAAAAAGATCCGAAAGAATCACCGTTGGAtcgtttggaggaggagaggtggaACTCGACTTGAAAGTCGTCGAAGTCAACGTGAAGAAGGACCCTACATCCGAACACATCACCATTGAAGCGCTCGAGATAGAAGTGATATCCTGCGACGTGCTACCATCTCCACCTTTGGCAGTACGAGAAAGAGCAAGATCTCTAGGAATTTCTTTGGCTGATGACAGTAAGAAGGCGGGCAATGACGGCGAAAATCTAGAAACTTCAATATTAATTGGAGCAGATTACTACTGGACGGTAGTCACTGGTCGCATTCGCGAGATACAGCCGAAAGTAATGGCAATAGAAACGATGTTGGGATGGACGGTTCAAGGTCCTGTAGATCTTCGTTCTGTTCCACTGAAATCATCGACGGTTATGGTCCTCAAGGTCAGTGCCAACTCTGACACGATCACCGATGAACTGCGCAAGTTCTGGGATTTGGAAAGCATGGGAATCACGGAGAAACCCGAGGCAAAGCCAAGCGATGACCGTGTGATAAAGTACATCAGAGAAACAATGGAGTTCAAGGCAGGAAGGTATCAAGTGCGGCTACCATGGAAGGAAAACGTAACGTTATGTGACAACAAGGCAGTTGCAGAGAAGAGGCTTATGCAGGTGACAAAGAAATTATGGAAAAATCGCGATGACATTCAAGCCTACGACAAAGCTATTCGATAA